The Silene latifolia isolate original U9 population chromosome Y, ASM4854445v1, whole genome shotgun sequence sequence AACTGATAATAATCTCCTTTATTGCCTTAGTGATACCGAGACTGTCAAACCAGAAGAGTTGACGTAAATCTAATTGTATAGTTGAGAAGCATCTTGGTGTTTATGTCATGTCTAAGCTCGAAAACTAGATACTGCTTCATGGGAGTTGAAAGTGCAGCTTATTTGTTGTTCGATTTCTAAAGAGTGTATGTATCATATCATGAAAACTATGATCCACATCTTTATGTTCCGTCCACACTTTATTTCCAAATAAATTGAGAACATTGAATAAATGAACTCAGTAGTAACCTCAACTTGAAAGTGCAGCAATGCTCACTGACATTGTTTTTCGGTTTATTGATGCCTAATGTATGTGTTTTGATCAGCTGCCGATTATTATTTCACGATTTAAAAGTTGTTTTTCTCCTCTATAGTTGGGAGCAAACGCTATCTGTTGTTTCCCTTCTTTGCCTGCAAAGTGGAGCCCAGGTCAAGAAAATTCCATTGTACAAGGTATGTTTTTTCCCTCTATGTCGAGGGTTACTTTTTTTGGAACGCTAGTGGTTTGAGTATTCTTATATGTATTCGTTTTGATACAGCAATGCTGAGCTTATTTTTACAAGTTCTCTATCGCAGGTGATTATTGGGATGGATGTTGCTGCATCTGAGGTCTACAAGGAGGACAAATAGACAAGTCATATGACTTAAACTTCCAGGAAGAGGTATGCTTCAGTTGCCTTTCAAATTGGTTAAGATCGATTTTGTTTGATCGCGACAGAATGTTTACTGATTGGACTTCACCGATTGCGATGTTTGCGAGAACAACGATGGGTCACAAAGGATTTACGGTAAGGCCCTCGAGGATCTCTACAAGTCATTTGTGGTGAGTACTAATGTGTCAATTGAAGATCAAGATAACTGGGAGCACTATGCTAAGATGACCGCAGAAATCGGAGACAAAGTACAAATTGTTGGAGATGATCTCTTGGTGACCGCAGAAATCGAACTTAGTTTGCTCGTTGTTTTGGCTCTGGCTATGAAACAAGTGTATTGGTATTGGATTATTGGTATTTGTTTTAATgagaataaatatattaattttatccaaatatcatcaatattattttgtttttttaaaaagaCAAGAGGAATAGAGAACTGTTAGCTTACCCAACCATTCTCTTTTACTAGGAAAGAGAACGCTTATCAGGTGTTCTCTAAAGCTCATTTCAGCCGTTCTCTATGATTATGAATACAAAACGCCTCTTCTAACAGTTCTCTAAGCTTTAGAGAACATTGAGTTGGAGAACGCCTCTAAAGCGTTCTCTAATGGTAACTCCAACAGTTCTCTAAGCCTATTTCTGTAGTAGTGAAGGCTTCAACTGACATGAGCCATAAGCTATGACTTTCCTATTCTGCATTAAAACACATCCCAACACATTCTTTGAGGCATCAGTGTATACTTCAAAATTGTCACTTCCATCCGGTAAGCCTAAGATAAGAGTTGTGGTTAAGCGCTCTTTAAGAGTTTGAAAAGcttcctcacaactctcatcccatctAAACCGGTTCTCCTCCCTCATCAAGTTTGTTAAGGGCTTCCCTATTTtcgagaaatctttcacaaacctcctATAATACCCTCTTAACCCCAAGAAACTTCTAATATCAACCACGTTCTTTGGTCTCGCCCAATTAGAAACTGCTTCAACTTTACTCGGGTCCACCAACACTCCTTCCTTCTAAATGACGTGACTAAGAAAGGCCACTTtttccaaccagaactcacacttactCAATTTCGCATACAAGTCATTCTCCCTCAAGGTTTATAAAACTAGCCTCAAATGTTGTGCATGCTCCTCTCTAGTTTCGAAGTACACCAAGATGTCGTTAATGAAAAAAACCACCAACTGATCTAGATAGGCACTAAACACTATGTTCATTAAATCCATAAATACAGCGGGTGCATTagttaacccaaaaggcattaccacaaattcatagtggccatacctagTCCTAAATGCTATCTTGGGAACGTCTCCTTCCTTCACTCTCAGTTGATGGTATCCCGATTTCAGGTCTATCTTGGAAAACACGCCAGCTCCACTCAGTTGGTCAAACAAGTCCTCTATACGAggttgtaacaccccgacccaaacctagggtcgggagcggttacttatgatagctcgccaggttgtgtacatggcccatagatcaacacgggtcctttccagTGCATTTTGTCCTCGCTCATGCGCATTCCGGGAACCTTCCCATGAGGTCACCCATAATAAGACTACTCCCAGtaaagcacgcttaactttggagttcttttgcatggataaccataaaacaaagtgcactttgttgatatgagtagtactttcaatccctttaagcactagtcatttaagcctatcaacgGACCTCTTCATTTAccgtgggggtgttacaatcactccCACTTGAAGAATGCAACGTTCTCGTTGCGCCTAGGAGAATAACCGCTATCCCAGAATCCCCCCTGCTAGgtgggtgatcacaatggagcgtataacaactaccTCCAGAAGCGTATAACAACAACCTCCTATCACCACATAGTATCAAGGTTGATCTGATACCACTtataacaccccgacccaaacctagggtcgggagcggttagtTATGATAGCtcgccaggctgtgtacatggcccatagatcaacacgggtcctttccagcgcattttgtccacacttatgcgcatcccgggaacctttctaggaggtcacccatcctaagactattCCAAGTCAAGCATGCTTAACTTtgaagttcttttgcatggataaccagaaaagaaagtgcactttgttgatatgagtagtactttcaatccctttaagcactagtcatttaagcctatcaatggacctttTCAtctaccgtggggtgttacaaaggtAAAGGATATATGTTCTCGATGGTCACATTATTTAGCTCCCAATAGTCAATGCACAACCTCATACTTCCATCTTTCTTTTTATCAAATAAGACGGGTGCTCTCCATGGTGATACACTCGGTCTCACAAAGCCTTTCTCTAGCAGCTCTTCCAACTATTTCTttagctcctccatctccttaggttCCATTCTATAAGGTGTTTTCGAAATTGGTCGCGTCCCAGGTTTCAATTCAATGTCAAAGTCTATCTCCCTCTTAGGTGGTAACCCAGGAATTTCTTCATTAAAAACATCAGAAAACTCATATACCACTGGAATTTCCTCTCTATTAGGTTCGGCCGCACTCATGTCTTGCACATGATAGAGATACATTTGACATCCCTTCCGCAGGTAAGCCTTTATGGTTATAGCAGTTATAAATTTTACCTTAGGCTTAATCATAAAACCTCTGTAGGACACTCTCACCCTTTACGTCCCCTCAATGATATCTTTCTTTGGTAACAATCTATAAAAGCTCGTTGTTTAATCAACCAATCCATTCCTAGAATAATTTCAAAACCTCCTACATAAAACTCAATTAAATCTACTGAAAACACCACCTCCCCAATCTTAATTTGAACGTCTTTAAACATCTTAGTACATCTTAtggactcccccgaaggtatccCTACTTTATCATTAATAAGAATTGGGTCTTTGTGTTATAAAACTTAGAATGATCACTTGCTATAAATGAAAAAGTTTCCCCCGAGTCAAATAACACAAATGAAGGCTTAAGGtttacaagaaaagtacccgaaACAATGTGAGTGTCATTCTCAGCCTCTCCTTTCTCGACCATGAGCAGCTTTCCCGCCATCTTCTGACCCGCGCCTTGGACAGTTGAGGCCGACCTGTTTACGGCCCTAACTCCACCTGCCTGGTTACCATTTCTCGCATTCTACCTCTGGTTTATACCATTCCCAATGTTACTGCTTCCCTGATTGGGAAATCGGTGGAAATTATTGTTGCTGCTATAGTTATTTATCTAATTATTCCATTGCCCCGACTTGCTCCAATAGTTGGATTGAGGAGTTTGGAAACCACTGCctctattgttattgttgttgtagcCATACCCTCCTCCTGATCTGCACTCAGCTTTCACGTGCCCGAACTTCCCACAACCAAAGCATTGCCGCTTCAGAAAGAAGCCTTGGCCGTGGCCCCTTCTGACCCCATGGTCGAAGCTCCCTCCGCCACTGCCTCCATATCCTCCTTGCTGAAACGGCCTGAATTGATTATTGTTAGACCTCTTGTTTCCATTGGCATTCTCCATATTCTCATTCATCCTCTTCAAACCCTTCTCCTTTCCATCTTCCTTTAACATCTCTACTAACCTCTCTGCATAGCCTGCTCTTTGGTAAATATCATCCACATTAGTTGGTATTACAGCTGTAAGCTTCTGGTTGATCTCCATAGACAACCCCTTTTCAAATCTCACcgccatcatctcatctccataGTTTAAATCCGATACATACTCAGATAGTTCCATAAACTTGTTATAGTATTCCTCCACAGTCAAGCCTTCCGTCATTCTGAAAGTATCAAACTCCGATCTCATCTTGCTCTGGACGTTCTCAGGTACAAAGATATTCCTAAGTGTGTCTTTGAAGCTATTCCATGGAATATACAACTCATCACTTAGTCTATAAGCTTCCTTCAAATCTTCATCATTATTTTCTCACCATAGTCCGACCTTTCCTCTCAGATAATATGCAGCCTGGTCCACATGCAGCTCCTCTAGACAGTTAATCAGCTTAAATAGATTGCTAAACTCTCTGCACCAATCTCCCATTAACGATGGCTCTCCCAATCCATCATATTTGGTCGGATTGTGACGAGCGATAATATCACTTATCTTTGTCGGATCAACTACGGTCTCCTTGCCCTTGTGTGCATCTTTCAACGCAGATGACAGGTTAACATTCGTCTTTATCAGCCTGTCATTCTCCTCTTGGGTCATAGTTGTTGGAGTTGCTTTCTTTGGAGGCATTTTGCAAAATTTCTATAAGATATAAGAAAAAAGAATAAGCATGTGATGATTGGAGCTATTTCAATTATTTTAACACtttaattataattaaaatttaACCCCTGCATCCACAAAAAATTACTCAGTCGGGTTTATTTCACCCCCAACTAAGGCCAGATCTCACGACATTAGTCGTCAAACGGGCGTAATTTTTGGCCTAATTCACTAACAATTATTCTATAATTCATACTATCATGATCTAATCTCCCTACTTGCCTTAGGGGCACAAATTCCacatgttgagttttcatatcaAATTACACACATAAATTCACGAATTCATATTGCACACTAATATGTGAATAACAGCAAAACTTGTAATAACTATTAGCACACGTGATAACTTGCACAATGTAACATGATTCTtcctttaaattattatatttcGTGGATACTTAGCATTGGGCATTTTAAATTCCAATTGCTTTCACTTCACAACCAAACACCGTTCCAGTGTACCTACAGTTCGGTCATACGGCCTTATTTCGTCTCACCATTGGCTTACATATTATAAGATACACAATTCATCACACTTAAACATCCAAATCATTTGAAGCTGATAAGAAACATCCACTCTATCTACCCTCACTCCTTTACTCTCGCCGAGGTGCCCGGTTGAAAACTAAAAAGGCCATAACCCGATTTAAAGATGTCTCCCTAACCCGGGCTAAGGGGGCTCCTAAAAGTTTCTACCcagtgttcattttatttagacacatcctaggttCATTTAATTCATTTGTCTTATGCCCTAGGACCGTCGCTCTgaaaccactttgtaacaccctcacttAAGAGCCTTAAGCTAGCCATCTCACATAAAAGGcggtgtcaccatctcagttgcctgaggtaaATACTATAAGTAACAAACGATTCAAGGTACTTTAATAAAAGATTTAATAGTGTAGCGATCTGTCCAAAATGGActacaaaacacacggccaaactCGGACAACTGACAGCCTTGCCAAACAAACTTCCAATTACAATCTAACAATTAAAGTGATAACTAAATAGTATAGTCTGACTACTAAACGTAAAAGAAAGTGATCCTCTGGTCCCAGCTAGCTCACACGTCCTATCCAAACTACATCCATCAAGCTATATCAGCTTATTATCTGCTTCCACGACGGAAACAACAATTTAAAAGGACACATACACACAAAAGTCAACCTca is a genomic window containing:
- the LOC141630623 gene encoding putative mitochondrial protein AtMg00860 translates to MAGKLLMVEKGEAENDTHIVSGTFLKEGVLVDPSKVEAVSNWARPKNVVDIRSFLGLRGYYRRFVKDFSKIGKPLTNLMREENRFRWDESCEEAFQTLKERLTTTLILGLPDGSDNFEVYTDASKNVLGCVLMQNRKVIAYGSCQLKPSLLQK